One stretch of Eupeodes corollae chromosome 2, idEupCoro1.1, whole genome shotgun sequence DNA includes these proteins:
- the LOC129946882 gene encoding NECAP-like protein CG9132 isoform X1: MEYESVLIVKPEVFIYKIPPRASNRGYRAADWNLGEPTWTGRMRLVAKGTTVNLKLEDKTSGALFANCPIDTYPGVAIEAVSDSSRYFVIRVQDDNGSSTGRSAFLGLGFGDRSDSFDLNVALQDHFKWVKNQEQIEKEKTEPKQELDLGFKEGETIKINMRITKKDGSDGPSRTSKTKSGTGILPPPPGGVGKIAPPPSGGGGSVRQSPAASPAHKPQTGTEWGDYASAGANNQAQDQQSSAANANWVQF, encoded by the exons atggaATACGAAAGCGTGTTAATTGTTAAGCCCGAAGTATTCATCTACAAAATTCCCCCAAGGGCCAGCAACAGAGGATACAG AGCTGCTGACTGGAATCTCGGTGAACCAACGTGGACGGGACGTATGCGTTTGGTGGCCAAGGGCACCACAGTCAATCTTAAATTAGAGGACAAGACGTCTGGTGCGCTGTTTGCCAATTGTCCCATTGATACATATCCTGGTGTTGCTATCGAAGCTGTATCGGACAGCTCGAGATATTTTGTGATTCGGGTGCAAGACGATAATG GATCTTCTACAGGTCGATCGGCATTTCTTGGGCTCGGTTTTGGCGATCGTTCTGATTCGTTTGATCTCAATGTGGCGCTACAGGATCACTTTAAGTGGGTTAAGAACCAGGAGCAAATAGAAAAAGAGAAAACCGAACCCAAGCAGGAGTTGGATCTTGGTTTCAAGGAGGGCGAAAcgattaaaattaatatgagAATAACT aaaaaagaTGGCTCGGATGGACCATCTCGGACGTCTAAAACGAAAAGCGGTACCGGAATCTTGCCTCCTCCGCCTGGTGGAGTGGGTAAAATCGCTCCACCACCATCCGGAGGTGGTGGCAGCGTTCGACAGAGCCCCGCTGCTTCACCAGCACATAAACCTCAAACTGGCACCGAATGGGGTGATTACGCTTCTGCTGG
- the LOC129946882 gene encoding NECAP-like protein CG9132 isoform X2 gives MEYESVLIVKPEVFIYKIPPRASNRGYRAADWNLGEPTWTGRMRLVAKGTTVNLKLEDKTSGALFANCPIDTYPGVAIEAVSDSSRYFVIRVQDDNGRSAFLGLGFGDRSDSFDLNVALQDHFKWVKNQEQIEKEKTEPKQELDLGFKEGETIKINMRITKKDGSDGPSRTSKTKSGTGILPPPPGGVGKIAPPPSGGGGSVRQSPAASPAHKPQTGTEWGDYASAGANNQAQDQQSSAANANWVQF, from the exons atggaATACGAAAGCGTGTTAATTGTTAAGCCCGAAGTATTCATCTACAAAATTCCCCCAAGGGCCAGCAACAGAGGATACAG AGCTGCTGACTGGAATCTCGGTGAACCAACGTGGACGGGACGTATGCGTTTGGTGGCCAAGGGCACCACAGTCAATCTTAAATTAGAGGACAAGACGTCTGGTGCGCTGTTTGCCAATTGTCCCATTGATACATATCCTGGTGTTGCTATCGAAGCTGTATCGGACAGCTCGAGATATTTTGTGATTCGGGTGCAAGACGATAATG GTCGATCGGCATTTCTTGGGCTCGGTTTTGGCGATCGTTCTGATTCGTTTGATCTCAATGTGGCGCTACAGGATCACTTTAAGTGGGTTAAGAACCAGGAGCAAATAGAAAAAGAGAAAACCGAACCCAAGCAGGAGTTGGATCTTGGTTTCAAGGAGGGCGAAAcgattaaaattaatatgagAATAACT aaaaaagaTGGCTCGGATGGACCATCTCGGACGTCTAAAACGAAAAGCGGTACCGGAATCTTGCCTCCTCCGCCTGGTGGAGTGGGTAAAATCGCTCCACCACCATCCGGAGGTGGTGGCAGCGTTCGACAGAGCCCCGCTGCTTCACCAGCACATAAACCTCAAACTGGCACCGAATGGGGTGATTACGCTTCTGCTGG